The following are from one region of the Pseudazoarcus pumilus genome:
- a CDS encoding efflux RND transporter periplasmic adaptor subunit produces MLPSSARTAATTAALTLVALLTACGDEPSGSQAQGSGAPPPEVTVIEVRATSVPVSTELPGRTSAYMIAEIRPQVGGIIQERLFTEGAEVKRGELLYQIDAATYEAEVDSARAALARAEANAEAARVRAERYAELVKIKAVSTQAYDDAVAAHKQAQAEIASSRAALKRAEINLQYTRVTSPIDGRIGRSTVTAGALVTASQAQALATVQQLDPIYVDLTQSGNEMRALRRAVEDGRVRRDAEGDTPVQLVFEDGTDYEHEGRLAFSEVSVDPDTGSVTLRALFPNPEQRLLPGMYVRARIDQGTAEGAITVPHAAVQRDPRGNPMAMVVNGDDEIESRALTIQRATSDAWIVSDGLAPGDRVVVEGLQRIRPGAKVSVADSKEQG; encoded by the coding sequence ATGCTCCCCTCCTCAGCACGAACCGCCGCGACGACGGCGGCCCTGACGCTGGTCGCGCTGCTCACGGCCTGCGGCGACGAACCGTCTGGATCGCAAGCCCAAGGCAGCGGGGCACCACCGCCCGAAGTGACCGTGATCGAAGTCCGCGCCACATCCGTTCCGGTCAGCACCGAGCTGCCCGGACGCACCTCGGCCTACATGATCGCCGAGATCCGGCCTCAGGTCGGCGGCATCATCCAGGAACGATTGTTCACCGAAGGCGCGGAAGTGAAGCGCGGCGAACTGCTCTACCAGATCGACGCGGCAACCTACGAGGCCGAGGTCGACAGCGCCCGCGCCGCGCTCGCGCGCGCCGAAGCCAATGCCGAAGCGGCGCGCGTGCGCGCCGAGCGATACGCCGAACTGGTCAAGATCAAGGCCGTCAGCACCCAGGCCTACGACGACGCGGTGGCCGCCCACAAGCAGGCGCAGGCCGAAATCGCCTCCAGCCGCGCGGCGCTCAAGCGCGCAGAGATCAATCTGCAATACACGCGCGTGACCTCGCCCATCGACGGGCGCATCGGGCGCTCGACGGTGACCGCCGGGGCGCTGGTCACGGCAAGCCAGGCGCAGGCGCTGGCGACCGTGCAGCAGCTCGATCCCATCTATGTCGACCTCACGCAGTCGGGCAACGAGATGCGCGCACTGCGCCGCGCCGTCGAGGACGGCCGTGTGCGCCGCGATGCCGAGGGCGACACGCCGGTGCAGCTCGTCTTCGAGGACGGCACGGACTACGAACACGAGGGCCGGCTGGCTTTCTCCGAGGTGTCGGTGGATCCCGACACCGGCTCGGTGACGCTGCGCGCGCTGTTTCCCAACCCGGAACAGCGCCTGCTGCCGGGCATGTACGTGCGCGCCCGCATCGACCAGGGCACGGCCGAGGGCGCCATCACCGTGCCGCACGCGGCGGTGCAGCGCGACCCGCGCGGCAACCCGATGGCAATGGTGGTCAATGGCGACGACGAGATCGAGTCGCGTGCGCTGACCATCCAGCGCGCCACCAGCGACGCGTGGATCGTCAGCGACGGCCTCGCGCCGGGCGACCGCGTGGTCGTCGAAGGGCTGCAGCGCATCCGCCCGGGCGCCAAGGTCAGCGTCGCCGACAGCAAAGAACAGGGCTGA
- a CDS encoding TetR/AcrR family transcriptional regulator: MQQDFPRGEMPHTARAEARRAQVLDAALACFREHGFHGASIARICKASGMSPGHIYHYFRNKEEIIAAIVEQDVARILDFHDRMRSSDDLVATMRECVAEGVRDTLDADAAALKLEILAEAARNPRIAELVQAADRRLRTSFIETLRAVGVVRGDDAQMNDCVDTLCAMFDGLMTRGVRNPDLDVAAVTRRYQERVLELLGITA; the protein is encoded by the coding sequence ATGCAGCAGGATTTCCCCCGCGGCGAGATGCCGCACACCGCACGCGCCGAGGCGCGTCGCGCCCAGGTGCTCGACGCGGCGCTCGCGTGTTTTCGCGAGCACGGCTTCCACGGCGCGAGCATCGCGCGCATCTGCAAGGCCTCGGGCATGAGCCCGGGCCACATCTATCACTACTTCCGCAACAAGGAAGAGATCATCGCCGCCATCGTCGAGCAGGATGTGGCACGCATCCTCGACTTTCACGATCGCATGCGCAGCAGCGACGATCTGGTCGCGACCATGCGCGAATGCGTCGCCGAGGGTGTGCGCGACACGCTCGACGCCGACGCGGCCGCGCTCAAACTCGAAATCCTCGCCGAGGCGGCGCGCAATCCGCGCATCGCCGAACTCGTGCAGGCGGCGGACCGGCGGCTGCGTACCAGTTTCATCGAGACGCTGCGAGCAGTTGGTGTGGTGCGCGGTGACGACGCCCAGATGAACGATTGCGTGGATACCCTGTGCGCGATGTTCGACGGCCTGATGACGCGCGGCGTGCGCAACCCCGATCTCGATGTCGCCGCGGTCACGCGTCGCTACCAGGAGCGCGTGCTCGAGCTGCTCGGCATCACGGCCTGA
- a CDS encoding efflux RND transporter permease subunit has product MAKFFIDRPIFAWVIAIVIMLAGTLSILNLPVSQYPAIAPPAIAINTTYPGASAKAVEDSVVQVIEQKMTGLDGLLYFNSSADSFGRATVTLTFSADTDPDIAQVQVQNKLQLALPLLPQAVQQQGVQVAKSARNFLMVIGFVAEDGSKSNFDLTDFLVSSVQDPLSRVTGVGEVVVFGSQYAMRIWMDPDKLVNYRMTPSDVRRAIEAQNTQVSAGQLGGTPAIPGQGFTASITAQSRLQTVEQFEDILLRTAASGGEVRLKDVARIEIGAESYDTIARFNGEPAAGIAIRLASGANALETAQAIRAKLAEMENFYPEGVKAVIPYDTTPFVRISIEKVVMTMIEAVALVFLVMFLFLQNIRATLIPTFAIPVVLLGTFGLMAAFGFSINMLTMFGMVLAIGLLVDDAIVVVENVERIMTEEGLPPKEATKKSMGQITGALIGIGLVLSAVFVPMAFFGGSTGVIYRQFSITIVSAMALSVLVAIVFTPALCATMLKQVPKGHVAGENSWFRGFFGWFNRWFDRNQNRYESSVDGILRRPLRFLAIYVAICAVLALLFLRMPTAFLPDEDQGVMFTQVMLPAGATQERTLDVLKKVEQHFLEDEKDTVRALFTVAGFSFGGRGQHVGIGFVNLHPWDERTLPGQNVKDVAARASSAFSKIREAMVFAFVPPAVLELGTSGGFNVQLQDRAGLGHAALVDARNQFLGMASEDPRLVGVRPNGQDDVPQFQLDIDHARAGALGVSIAEINETLSTAWGGDYVNDFIDRGRIKKVFLQGEARARMLPEDLNKWYVRNETGDMVPFSAFASAHWTYGPPRLERFNGQPAVELLGQAAPGLSSGDAMTAVEEIMAKLPPGFGYEWSGTSYEERKSGDQAPALYALSILVVFLCLAALYESWSIPFAVMLVVPLGVIGALLAALGRGMSNDVFFQVGLLAIIGLSSKNAILIVEFAKAQMEEGKDMIEATLIAVRQRLRPILMTSLAFGLGVVPLTIATGAGSGAQNAIGTGVLGGTFMATALGIFFIPLFYVSILRVFRRRKPATDTTAPQSQEAG; this is encoded by the coding sequence ATGGCAAAGTTCTTCATCGACCGGCCGATCTTCGCCTGGGTCATCGCCATCGTCATCATGCTGGCCGGCACCCTGTCCATCCTGAACCTGCCGGTGTCGCAGTACCCGGCCATCGCGCCGCCGGCGATTGCGATCAACACCACCTACCCGGGCGCCTCCGCCAAGGCCGTCGAGGATTCGGTGGTGCAGGTCATCGAGCAGAAGATGACCGGCCTGGACGGCCTGCTGTACTTCAATTCATCGGCCGATTCCTTCGGCCGCGCCACGGTCACGCTGACCTTCAGCGCCGATACCGACCCCGACATCGCCCAGGTACAGGTACAGAACAAGCTGCAGCTCGCGCTGCCACTGCTGCCGCAGGCCGTGCAGCAGCAGGGCGTGCAGGTGGCGAAATCCGCACGCAACTTCCTGATGGTGATCGGCTTCGTCGCCGAGGACGGCAGCAAGTCCAACTTCGACCTGACCGACTTCCTGGTCTCCAGCGTGCAGGACCCGCTCTCGCGCGTGACCGGCGTCGGCGAGGTCGTGGTGTTCGGTTCGCAGTACGCGATGCGCATCTGGATGGATCCGGACAAGCTGGTCAACTACCGCATGACGCCGTCCGACGTGCGCCGCGCCATCGAGGCGCAGAACACGCAGGTCTCGGCCGGCCAACTCGGCGGCACTCCGGCCATCCCCGGCCAGGGCTTCACCGCGTCGATCACCGCGCAGAGCCGCCTGCAGACCGTGGAGCAGTTCGAGGACATCCTGCTGCGCACGGCCGCATCCGGTGGCGAGGTACGTCTCAAGGATGTGGCGCGCATCGAGATCGGGGCGGAGAGCTACGACACCATCGCGCGCTTCAATGGCGAGCCGGCCGCCGGCATCGCCATCCGCCTGGCTTCCGGCGCCAACGCGCTGGAGACGGCACAGGCCATCCGCGCCAAGCTCGCGGAGATGGAGAACTTCTACCCGGAAGGCGTGAAGGCGGTCATCCCCTACGACACCACGCCCTTCGTGCGCATCTCGATCGAGAAGGTCGTGATGACCATGATCGAGGCGGTCGCGCTGGTCTTCCTGGTGATGTTCCTGTTCCTGCAGAACATCCGCGCCACGCTGATCCCGACCTTCGCGATTCCGGTGGTGCTGCTCGGCACCTTCGGGCTGATGGCCGCCTTCGGCTTCTCGATCAACATGCTCACCATGTTCGGCATGGTGCTGGCCATCGGCCTGCTGGTGGATGATGCCATCGTCGTGGTCGAGAACGTCGAACGCATCATGACCGAAGAAGGCCTGCCACCCAAGGAGGCCACCAAGAAGTCGATGGGCCAGATCACCGGCGCGCTCATCGGCATCGGTCTGGTGCTCTCCGCCGTGTTCGTGCCGATGGCCTTCTTCGGCGGCTCCACCGGGGTGATCTACCGCCAGTTCTCGATCACCATCGTATCCGCCATGGCCTTGTCGGTGCTGGTGGCCATCGTGTTCACACCCGCGCTGTGCGCGACCATGCTCAAGCAGGTGCCCAAAGGCCATGTGGCCGGCGAGAACAGCTGGTTCCGCGGCTTCTTCGGCTGGTTCAACCGCTGGTTCGACCGCAACCAGAATCGCTACGAATCGTCCGTGGACGGCATCCTGCGCCGCCCGCTGCGTTTCCTCGCGATCTACGTTGCGATCTGCGCGGTGCTGGCGCTGCTGTTTCTGCGCATGCCCACCGCCTTCCTGCCCGACGAGGACCAGGGCGTGATGTTCACCCAGGTGATGTTGCCGGCCGGCGCCACGCAGGAGCGCACGCTCGACGTGCTCAAGAAGGTCGAGCAGCACTTCCTCGAAGACGAGAAGGACACTGTACGCGCGCTGTTCACGGTGGCCGGCTTCAGCTTCGGCGGTCGCGGCCAGCACGTGGGCATCGGCTTCGTGAACCTGCATCCGTGGGACGAGCGCACGCTGCCCGGCCAGAACGTCAAGGATGTGGCCGCGCGCGCCTCGAGCGCGTTCTCCAAGATCCGCGAGGCCATGGTGTTCGCCTTCGTGCCACCGGCGGTGCTGGAGCTGGGCACCTCGGGCGGCTTCAACGTGCAGTTGCAGGACCGCGCCGGCCTCGGCCATGCGGCACTGGTGGACGCGCGCAACCAGTTCCTCGGCATGGCGTCGGAAGACCCGCGTCTGGTGGGTGTGCGCCCCAACGGCCAGGACGACGTGCCGCAGTTCCAGCTCGACATCGACCACGCCCGCGCCGGCGCGCTGGGCGTATCGATCGCCGAGATCAACGAGACGCTGTCGACCGCCTGGGGCGGCGACTACGTCAACGACTTCATCGACCGCGGGCGCATCAAGAAGGTGTTCCTGCAGGGCGAGGCGCGCGCGCGCATGCTGCCCGAAGATCTCAACAAGTGGTATGTGCGCAACGAGACCGGCGACATGGTGCCCTTCTCGGCCTTCGCCAGCGCCCACTGGACCTACGGCCCGCCACGGCTGGAGCGCTTCAACGGCCAGCCGGCCGTCGAGCTGCTCGGCCAGGCCGCGCCGGGGCTGTCCTCCGGCGACGCCATGACCGCGGTCGAGGAGATCATGGCCAAGCTGCCACCGGGCTTCGGCTACGAGTGGAGCGGCACCTCGTACGAGGAACGCAAGTCCGGCGATCAGGCGCCGGCACTGTACGCGCTGTCGATTCTCGTCGTGTTCCTGTGTCTGGCGGCGCTCTACGAGAGCTGGTCGATTCCGTTCGCGGTGATGCTGGTGGTACCGCTGGGGGTGATCGGCGCACTGCTCGCGGCGCTCGGGCGCGGCATGTCGAACGACGTGTTCTTCCAGGTCGGCCTGCTCGCAATCATCGGCCTGTCGTCGAAGAACGCCATCCTCATCGTCGAGTTCGCCAAGGCGCAGATGGAAGAGGGCAAGGACATGATCGAGGCCACGCTCATCGCCGTGCGCCAGCGTCTGCGTCCCATCCTGATGACCTCGCTGGCCTTCGGCCTGGGCGTGGTGCCGCTGACCATCGCCACCGGCGCCGGCTCCGGCGCGCAGAACGCCATCGGCACCGGCGTACTGGGCGGCACCTTCATGGCGACCGCGCTGGGCATCTTCTTCATCCCGCTGTTCTACGTGAGCATCCTGCGCGTCTTCCGCCGCAGGAAACCCGCGACGGACACCACCGCGCCGCAGTCGCAGGAGGCCGGCTGA
- a CDS encoding DUF481 domain-containing protein yields the protein MNKLIPVVCAVLSMPLAVHAEGWSGSAELGFSNTSGNSRDTSLNTRFDLLHENAVWTHEFFGDAYYAKSDGEKTAERLALGYKPKRILTDRSYLFGTLRYERDRFSDILARWTVLGGYGHTLYRSDAAVLDAEIGAGMRQTRYDENPDDLDRNEPVLYVGGRYGWDISESARFTQDVRVEYGPDNTWTESVTALRLKVTDRVSAKISHTIRHNSDLEGSRGKKVDQITGVNLVYGF from the coding sequence ATGAACAAGCTGATCCCCGTTGTTTGCGCAGTGCTGAGCATGCCGCTTGCGGTCCACGCCGAAGGCTGGAGCGGCAGCGCCGAGCTGGGCTTTTCGAACACCTCCGGCAACAGTCGCGATACCAGCCTGAACACGCGCTTCGACCTGCTGCACGAGAACGCGGTGTGGACCCACGAGTTCTTCGGCGACGCCTACTACGCGAAATCCGACGGCGAGAAAACGGCCGAGCGTCTGGCGCTGGGTTACAAGCCCAAGCGCATCCTCACCGACCGCTCCTACCTGTTCGGCACGTTGCGCTATGAGCGCGACCGCTTCTCCGACATCCTCGCGCGCTGGACGGTGCTGGGTGGCTACGGTCACACGCTGTACCGCTCCGATGCGGCGGTACTCGATGCCGAGATCGGCGCCGGCATGCGCCAGACCCGTTACGACGAGAATCCGGACGACCTCGATCGCAACGAGCCGGTGCTCTACGTCGGTGGTCGCTACGGCTGGGACATCTCCGAGAGCGCGCGCTTCACCCAGGACGTGCGCGTCGAGTACGGCCCCGACAACACCTGGACCGAGTCGGTCACCGCGCTGCGCCTGAAGGTCACCGACCGCGTCTCGGCCAAGATCAGCCACACCATCCGCCACAACAGTGATCTGGAGGGTTCGCGCGGCAAGAAGGTCGACCAGATCACCGGCGTCAACCTCGTGTACGGATTCTGA